The following are from one region of the Rhipicephalus microplus isolate Deutch F79 chromosome 1, USDA_Rmic, whole genome shotgun sequence genome:
- the Rap2l gene encoding ras-associated protein 2-like, whose protein sequence is MREFKVVVLGSGGVGKSALTVQFVQGVFTEKYDPTIEDFYRKEIEVDQAPCVLEILDTAGTEQFASMRDLYIKNGQGFVVVYSITSHHTFQDIKNMKEQILRVKNAERVPVLLVGNKCDLEHQREVTRAEMEALAQLWGCPCMEASAKIRCNVNEMFAEIVREMNVLPPKEKYSYRCCALL, encoded by the coding sequence ATGCGTGAGTTCAAAGTCGTGGTGCTGGGCAGCGGCGGCGTGGGTAAGAGCGCCCTGACGGTGCAGTTCGTGCAGGGCGTGTTCACCGAGAAGTATGACCCGACCATCGAGGACTTCTACCGCAAGGAGATCGAGGTTGACCAGGCGCCCTGCGTGCTGGAGATTCTTGACACGGCGGGCACCGAGCAGTTCGCCTCGATGCGCGACCTCTACATCAAGAACGGCCAGGGATTCGTGGTCGTCTACTCCATCACGAGTCACCACACCTTCCAGGACATTAAGAACATGAAGGAGCAGATTCTTCGCGTCAAGAACGCCGAGCGCGTGCCCGTGCTGCTAGTGGGCAACAAGTGCGACCTCGAGCACCAGCGCGAGGTGACGCGCGCCGAGATGGAGGCGCTCGCGCAGCTGTGGGGCTGCCCCTGCATGGAGGCATCCGCCAAGATCCGCTGCAACGTCAACGAGATGTTCGCGGAAATCGTGCGCGAAATGAACGTGCTGCCGCCCAAGGAGAAGTACAGCTACCGATGCTGCGCCTTGCTTTAG